Genomic DNA from Acidobacteriota bacterium:
AGCCCTCGGCGAGGACGAAATGGGGGAAGTCTGCGAACACCCATTTGTTCTTCAGCGTCCGGTAGATCACCCCCAGGAACTTGCGCGCCGTCGCGATAATCGC
This window encodes:
- a CDS encoding IS110 family transposase; translated protein: AIIATARKFLGVIYRTLKNKWVFADFPHFVLAEG